One region of Lytechinus pictus isolate F3 Inbred chromosome 8, Lp3.0, whole genome shotgun sequence genomic DNA includes:
- the LOC129267288 gene encoding trafficking protein particle complex subunit 4-like yields the protein MTVYSVYIINRAGGLIYQLDHANPKTEVEKTFSYPLELTLKIMDERVVVAFGQRDGIHVGHTVLGVNGEQVKGRQLEDGREVLEVIANQENYPIAIRFGRPKLSTNERIMLASMFHSLYAIGSQLSPEQRSSGIQLLETDAFKLYCYQTLSGIKLIVLSDPRQTSMEGLLKKIYELYADYALKNPFYSIDMPVRCELFDLNLQATLDAAERSTFYAAGS from the exons ATGACggtttacagtgtatatattatCAACAGAGCAGGTGGTTTGATATACCAACTAGATCACGCAAACCCCAAAACAGAAGTGGAAAAGACGTTCAGCTACCCGCTTGAATTAACGCTGAAGATCATGGATGAACGAGTGGTGGTTGCATTCGGTCAAAGGGACGGGATACACG TTGGACACACTGTGCTTGGCGTGAATGGAGAGCAGGTCAAAGGTCGTCAGCTGGAGGACGGCCGTGAAGTTCTTGAAGTGATAGCCAATCAGGAGAACTATCCGATAGCGATCAGGTTTGGACGACCGAAGCTCTCGACCAATGAAAGGATCATGTTGGCTAGTATGTTCCACTC GTTGTATGCCATTGGAAGTCAACTATCCCCAGAGCAGAGGTCATCAGGTATTCAGCTTCTAGAGACAGATGCTTTCAAACTATATTGCTATCAGACACTATCAG GTATCAAGTTAATAGTACTCTCTGACCCACGTCAGACCAGCATGGAAGGATTATTAAAGAAGATCTATGAACTCTACGCAGACTATGCTCTCAAGAATCCATTCTACTCCATAGACATGCCAGTCAG aTGTGAGCTTTTTGATTTGAACCTCCAAGCCACCTTAGATGCTGCGGAGAGATCAACATTCTATGCTGCGGGCTCATGA